The nucleotide window gagaagaaagaacacAGTTCTGTTCCTGAAGATGCTGGTTGATACATTGGTGAAGGCTCTTCCAAGCTCTTCCCCTTCACAAGGCAGTGGTAACTGTGTCCTGCTCGCTGAACAGAGCAGGCTGCTAAGTATGTTCATCATTTGATTGTTAGGTTTCTTGGATGATTTGATTTCTCTTCAGTTCAATTCCCATGACCAAGATAAAGACTTACCAGTTCTTGAATCACTGTGATGCTAAAGATTGTGCCATGGCTTTCTATGGTGTTGAGTGATTCAAGATGGGGTGTAGTGTCTGCTATTCCTCTATGACATGTTCAGCCATTCTGTGAGAATGTTCTTGTTTCAGGCACACAGTGAATGTTCAGTGCAGGAACAACTTAGTGGTGATTATTCCAAGGGACAATGATGAGTTTATTTCAGTCACTGAATGCAGATTCACAAACAACAGACTTAATTATTTATAATGAAGGTGCAATATAGGAAGGCTTGAAGAGAGTGAAAAAGGAAAGGAATTCAACAGATCCATGTCCTAACTGATGCTCAGGTTTCGGTACACCTTACATATAATAAGAAAAATCCACCCAGGTATCATTCGACATGTAATTAGCGATACTATCATCTTTTATGGAATATAAGGTGTCTCATGCATTCAGAGAGGGGAATTATCATGCTAACCGATGAAGGAGGAACTTGTTTAATTTCTTATTGGCTCGGATCTAAGGGGCAATGGTTGTAATTGGGTGACATAGCATTATATAAAGGATTAGTTTCTACTCGAATATAATTTGGAGATGTGGACACTAATCTCAATATGCTTAGCCCTAATCTTGCTTCCTAATGAATAATAAACAACTAAATGCATATCTTACACCTATCTTATGCATATTAGATCATGAGGTTTCTTATAGTTGCTGTACTGAGAACAATCCTAAAGACTAAACCTTATATCTGCAGCCAACACCAGGGAAAGATAAAGCAAGAGGTTCATGATGCACTGTGCAAGAGTTCAAAACTTGATACAAGCCACAGGCAATCTGAGGCATCCTACGAAACCTAGAATGATGTGAGTTAATGAATGCACACCTGCCAAGAACTCGAGCAATTGTGCATGGAAGATGTTGGAGCCTAGGAAGCTGAAAAGGCCTCAAAGTTTCAGACTTATTTACACtcaaaatcttaaaaaaaaaatggaacatGCTTATATACAGAACTACGATACCCAAGCACGTAAAGAAAAATTTTTTGAGAGGCATTTGACAATACAAGACATTTAAATCACACCAgaagaagataaaatatgctcgttTACAGTATTGCAACaagaaatataagattcaacaaattgAAAAGAACATGTTCATCGATGCAATACAGTACTTACACACGCTAGCACAGAGGAACATGCAGTTCCAAACAGATGCAAATATCATGACTCTTCTTTGAGGATATTTACAGGATCGAAGCTCTGAATCTTCTTGTAATACTAGTTATTTTTTGCACCAGCCAAAGCAACAGCTCTGTGAAAGACAGAAGAAAGCAAAGTAAAACTAGATCAGATTGttttatttcaaatatgaagtccATAGTTGCAATTAGAGTAAATAAAATGTAATAGGTCACAGATAAAGTTGTATTATGGAAACTTTGCTAAAATTGGTATCACTCTATTtcaaatagttgggatattacAATGTTATTGCCGCTGTTGCTGTTACTGCTCTATTTCAAATAGTAGTTTGTTTCAAATGGAGAGAAATGTATAAGCTGTTGGCTGTGTACGTTGTCCCTAAAAGCAATTTATATAAAAAGACTTTTTTGAAATTAGAAAATGTCTGACATTTATGTACCCCATGTGCAGTAATTAAAAAGTATTTTTGCTTGGCATATTCATGAAGAAAACAGATGCTTCCATTTCCGTAGTTGCTAGTAAATTTCTTTTGCCATGAACGACATTGACAAATTTATTGTTTACAAGGTAATTCATGATAAAAACCTAATTCTACTGTCTTGGAATAATCACTTTACGAGATCTTAAAAAGCAGCAGTTTGATAGTCACAGAGATGATATTGGTGTTTTTAGTATGTTGATAAAGGGCAATTGAAGTAAAACTGTATCAACCAAAAAACCAGTATGCGTTAAGCAAAAGCAATGTTTCCATttcttaaaagttatacatggacATGAAATTcacaaaaagaaaacaataaaaaaagaaaaaaggaagtgTCAAGCACCTTTAGTTTTATTGCATGCGAGTCAAATTACAACAGCAAGTATTACGAATAAGAAACTGGTAATCTTTAAGAGCCTCATTTAAGactaaataaaacaaaaaagttaAGAAATGAAGTTTACTTATGAGCTTCACCAGGGTTACACTTAGTGAGCCTTCCAATTTAGGTTTTAGCTCTAATTATTCTATCATACGAACAAGCATAGGCAGCTTACCAAGGACCCACCACTGCCATCTTGGTCATTGACATAGATTGTATCATTTGTTATCATGGTAGCTTTTGCTGATCCACTCTTTTTTTCCTCCCTCACTTTGTTAAATATGCCAGTGAAACCATCAGCTGATGAAGGATTACTTTCATCCCACTCACCAAACTTTGGCACAGATGACCCTTTATCAGGCTGTCAGGAAACAATACCACAGCTTTTCTGTACATGATTGCATGCAGGTCTTTTATACAAAAAAAACTGATTATTAGAAGAAAAGACTCACAGTTTCATCACCTCGACCACCGGTCCTCGGTCTCGATCTACCTGCAACATTTGAAGCAAGTGCATGGCTACTCACTGATGAACCCTTGGAAGATACACCACCTCTAGTTGCAGCTTTCACATGATAATGGGGGTGAAGTGGAGAGCGCTCCATGCTATTGTCAGATTCACCACTTGTTCTACCAGCCCTTCTATGTTCACTGGAATTTGGTTGATACCCATGCCTATGAAGAGGGGATTCTGTGGTTGGCTTATGTGCAATAGCAATATGAGGTAAATGTGATTCTATCGGTTGGCGGAGATCATCTTCTCTGCTTGCATGTGGCTCATCCTTGGGATTTGGAGCCTCCAAGTTTGCACTTACTGCTTCAGGAAGTTGGGCATGTTGCTACaatgaaacaaaacaaaacaaaacaaaaggttGTGAATTTACAAGAACAAAATCTCAGAACCCTTACAGAGGTTTTCATCTCGATCCACTCATTTTAATCGTTCATTTCATATATAAAAGTGTCAATAGAAGACAAGATTTGACAGACAATATCAACAAAAACAATTATTAAACACGATTAACATTTGAAAGAAATTTACCCATCAGAGGAACAAAGCAAGCTATTGTCTAAGTGAACAAACAAATCTCCCATGAAACTAGAAAGGACATCCAAGAAGATTAAAAACAGAAAAAATAAATAGTTGATTTCGGCTGTTTTACAAGGGGTACAAAAATGCATTTGGCCTATGTGTTGAAGCTGCTCATCTGCGTAAAGAATGCCACTCCCAGGTAATCTACATTAGCCTATCAAATAGTTTAGACAGTAAAGAAAACAGATTCAGGGTATTTTCCTTTTATACACCATTATGATGGATGGACAAGGAATCGATGTacaactttttcttttttatagccTTTTACAAAGTAGACACCAAAGCAATAACAATCATGTCAAGTTCATTGGTGAACCAATGGAGCTTTTCTTGTCATAGTTTGTCAATGTGTCTGAAAAGGACATCTAATCATATAAGGCTCATAAAAGCTCTCTAGCACTTATTGTTGAAAAGGTTTTGGTTCATAAAAATGGAATGAATGAGCAGGCACAAGAAAATGACTTCTAAGTATTAAAACTTCCTCCTAATTCACTAACATCCAACTAACGAAACTAACATAAAGAAGCTATTGACGAAAGTTACAACTTAACTGGCAGCAAACCAAATTGCAGAGATCAAATATGTGATACTCATTTAGTAGCAGCATTGATGAGATCAGATGTTAATTAGGCAACAAAATTCTAAATGCATTCCTCCAATTATTGCTGTCTAGATCCCACATGATGCACATGAAAGTGCAGCATGCCTCATCTCAATACCACATAAAAAATTAGAATTGTCATCCACTTGAAACTTTTcaggggaagaagagaagaacaatCAACTTAAACAAGCACTGAAATCAACACAAGCAACATCACAATTCCCTAAATTCTTACCTTAAAAGCCATGGCAAGTGATGAAATCCAAGTAACAACAGATAGCTATTTAAGTAAACAGGGACCGATGTTACTGCTAAAGAAGCATTCAAAAGTGACAGCATTCCAAATTAGGATCGGACCAGTCCAAACAACTTGAACCCTCTTATGCTTCAATTCGATCAGTACAGTCACTACAAAGACTGATATCTGATCCATTTCAGTTAGGAATACCCATGAGTTATGAGGTAGTAATCTTTGCAAAGCTCTCGGCAAAAACCATCatgacaaataaaagaaaaggatgATATTATGATAATTAGACCAAAAATCAAAACTTCATCAGTCTCACCCCAGCATCAAAacccaattatactccaaaaaataaaatcttcaataGGCTTCTCGAAATACtaacatagaaataaaaaattgaAGAGTAACACATAAAAAAACACAACAAAGAAGTACTGCAAAGACGAAGAATCacacagaaaagaaaaggaacGCAACAACAGAACGATTCCAAAACCCTCCAAGATCGCAGCTTTCTTACTCGCTATGGCCCGAAGTGGCAGGACAAAGCAAACAATCATGGAGAATCGGCGTACAGCATGAACCCAAAAGAACTCACCGCCATCTCCACGCCTCGCGATCGCAGCAGGAGGCCAAGAGTTCCTCAAAGGGGCAGAAGGCACCTCCTTTCCACCACACTTGGAACCCCGGGGGACGGATTACCCTGAACAAGATCAAAAAAATATCTTTGGGGAAGCAAATTGGAGGAGAGGCCAACCGAGATCCACAAAGTTCAACGATTGAACTGCCTACGAAGGAGCGGAAGGTTGACCGACAGGCGAAGACAGGCGGAAGGAAT belongs to Musa acuminata AAA Group cultivar baxijiao chromosome BXJ1-11, Cavendish_Baxijiao_AAA, whole genome shotgun sequence and includes:
- the LOC135597099 gene encoding RPM1-interacting protein 4-like — encoded protein: MAQHAQLPEAVSANLEAPNPKDEPHASREDDLRQPIESHLPHIAIAHKPTTESPLHRHGYQPNSSEHRRAGRTSGESDNSMERSPLHPHYHVKAATRGGVSSKGSSVSSHALASNVAGRSRPRTGGRGDETPDKGSSVPKFGEWDESNPSSADGFTGIFNKVREEKKSGSAKATMITNDTIYVNDQDGSGGSLSCCFGWCKK